Proteins encoded in a region of the Gammaproteobacteria bacterium genome:
- the polA gene encoding DNA polymerase I, which produces MPEDTKQPLVLVDGSSYLFRAFHALPPLVSSRGHPTGAVKGVISMIRSLIKNYPDSHIAIVFDAKGKTFRNEIYADYKAHRPPMPDELRVQIQPIHEIVRAMGLPLLIIEGVEADDVIGTLATQANEKGIETVVSTGDKDLAQLVSPHVTLINTMTSEVLDEQGVKNKFGVTPAQFIDYLALVGDKADNIPGVPGVGPKTAVKWLEEYQSMEGIIANAEQIKGKIGEKLRDNIDLLRLSYHLATIKRDVALDIPIDGLIPDKEDSQELHRLFSELEFKTWITELESQGVEGPLDQQSQTGSVGSLDIEKLKVPEVIEYRTVLSEPELDELLARLEQAERFAFEIQHDGGHFLDSQIIGIAFSCESGKAWYIPLGHTGETGGEQLDRDATLKKLKPLLESRRKAKVGYDLKNDAHVLANYEIELAPFKSDILLASYVLNSVAIKHQLPEMVKYYLDQNPTDLDALLGKGRGKLTLSQLPFEEATRFAAENADMILRLATLLEHELETTGHLAGLYRYYELPLIHVLQKMEREGIRVDAAVLQQQSAELGARLQELEQEVYNLAGEEFNLGSPKQLQQIFYEKLELPVISKTKTGQPSTAEPVLQELAADYELPRLILEHRSLSKLKSTYTDKLPLQINAGTGRIHSSFQQAVAATGRLSSTEPNLQNIPIRTAEGRRIRKAFVCQPGYKLLAADYSQVELRIMAHLSQDPGLLKAFADSLDVHTATAAEVFETKLEDVTAEQRRRAKAINFGLIYGMSAFGLANQLGIGRQEAQQYVERYFERYPGVRQYMDQTQALADEKGYVETLFGRRLYLPDIRAGNAVLRRAAQRTAINAPMQGTAADIIKHAMIDIDHWLAVAGLDARMLLQVHDELIFEVATEDVELLADGVRFRMVTAASLDVPLVVDVGTGDNWDKAH; this is translated from the coding sequence ATGCCGGAAGATACTAAGCAACCACTGGTTCTGGTCGATGGCTCCTCCTACCTGTTCCGGGCCTTCCATGCACTGCCACCTCTGGTGTCCTCCCGCGGTCATCCCACCGGGGCAGTGAAGGGGGTCATCAGCATGATTCGCAGCCTGATCAAGAATTACCCGGACAGTCACATAGCCATTGTTTTCGACGCCAAGGGGAAGACCTTTCGCAACGAGATCTATGCCGACTACAAGGCTCACCGGCCGCCCATGCCCGATGAGCTGCGGGTTCAGATACAGCCCATTCATGAAATCGTCCGGGCCATGGGGCTGCCTCTCCTTATTATCGAAGGTGTAGAGGCGGATGATGTCATCGGCACGCTTGCCACCCAGGCGAATGAAAAAGGTATCGAGACGGTAGTCTCCACCGGTGACAAGGACCTGGCGCAACTGGTTTCGCCCCATGTGACGTTGATCAATACCATGACCAGCGAGGTACTGGACGAGCAGGGTGTGAAGAACAAGTTCGGCGTCACCCCGGCCCAGTTCATTGATTACCTGGCCCTGGTAGGGGACAAGGCGGACAATATTCCCGGCGTGCCCGGCGTGGGGCCAAAGACGGCGGTTAAATGGCTGGAAGAATATCAAAGCATGGAGGGTATCATCGCCAACGCCGAACAGATCAAGGGCAAGATCGGCGAAAAACTCAGAGACAATATTGATCTGCTTCGGCTTTCCTATCACCTGGCAACCATCAAGCGGGATGTGGCGCTGGACATCCCGATCGATGGACTCATCCCCGACAAGGAGGACAGTCAGGAACTCCATCGGCTATTCAGCGAACTGGAATTCAAAACCTGGATTACCGAGCTGGAGAGCCAGGGTGTGGAAGGCCCATTGGACCAACAGTCGCAAACAGGCTCCGTTGGCAGTCTGGATATAGAAAAACTTAAAGTGCCAGAGGTAATTGAATACCGGACAGTTCTTTCCGAACCGGAGTTGGATGAACTGCTTGCCAGGCTGGAACAGGCTGAACGCTTTGCGTTCGAAATACAGCATGACGGAGGCCACTTTCTCGACTCTCAGATAATCGGAATCGCTTTCAGCTGTGAATCAGGGAAAGCCTGGTACATACCCTTAGGCCATACTGGCGAAACAGGCGGAGAACAGCTGGACAGAGACGCAACTCTGAAAAAGCTGAAGCCTTTACTAGAGAGCAGGCGGAAAGCCAAGGTTGGTTACGATCTCAAGAACGACGCTCATGTGCTGGCCAATTATGAAATAGAACTGGCACCGTTTAAGAGCGATATACTGCTGGCGTCCTATGTGCTTAATTCTGTCGCTATCAAGCATCAGCTGCCGGAGATGGTGAAATATTACCTGGATCAGAACCCCACTGACCTGGATGCACTGCTTGGAAAAGGGCGGGGCAAGCTGACTCTTTCCCAGCTGCCGTTCGAGGAGGCCACCCGGTTCGCTGCGGAAAACGCCGACATGATCCTGCGATTGGCTACATTGCTGGAGCATGAACTCGAGACAACCGGGCACCTGGCCGGGCTTTATCGATACTACGAACTGCCCCTCATTCACGTGCTGCAAAAGATGGAGCGGGAGGGTATCCGCGTGGACGCCGCCGTGTTGCAGCAGCAAAGTGCCGAGCTTGGCGCCCGGCTTCAGGAACTGGAACAGGAAGTATATAATCTGGCTGGAGAAGAATTCAACCTTGGTTCCCCCAAGCAGCTGCAACAGATTTTTTATGAAAAGCTGGAGCTCCCCGTTATCAGCAAAACCAAGACTGGCCAGCCCTCCACCGCAGAGCCGGTATTGCAGGAGCTGGCGGCGGACTATGAGTTGCCAAGGCTGATTCTGGAACATCGCAGCCTCAGCAAGCTGAAGTCAACGTATACGGATAAGTTGCCGCTGCAGATAAACGCCGGCACGGGCCGAATCCATTCCTCGTTTCAGCAGGCCGTGGCCGCGACCGGTCGCCTTTCTTCAACCGAGCCGAACCTGCAGAATATTCCGATCCGCACGGCGGAGGGGCGCCGTATTCGCAAGGCATTTGTCTGCCAGCCGGGCTACAAGTTGCTGGCCGCCGATTACTCCCAGGTTGAATTACGTATTATGGCTCACCTTTCCCAGGACCCGGGCCTGCTGAAGGCGTTTGCGGATTCACTGGATGTCCACACGGCTACTGCGGCCGAGGTTTTTGAGACCAAGCTTGAGGATGTTACTGCCGAGCAGCGGCGCAGAGCGAAGGCGATCAATTTCGGCCTGATCTACGGGATGTCTGCCTTCGGACTGGCCAACCAGCTGGGCATCGGGCGCCAGGAGGCTCAGCAGTATGTCGAGCGATATTTTGAGCGTTACCCCGGAGTTCGCCAGTACATGGATCAGACTCAGGCGCTGGCGGATGAGAAGGGCTATGTAGAGACCCTGTTCGGCCGACGCCTCTACCTGCCGGATATCCGGGCCGGCAATGCCGTGCTGAGGCGCGCCGCGCAGCGCACCGCGATCAATGCGCCGATGCAGGGAACCGCCGCCGACATTATCAAGCACGCAATGATAGATATTGACCACTGGCTGGCGGTCGCCGGACTTGATGCCCGCATGCTGTTGCAGGTACATGACGAGTTGATTTTTGAAGTGGCCACAGAGGACGTGGAACTGCTGGCAGACGGTGTCAGGTTTCGAATGGTGACAGCCGCCTCACTGGACGTCCCCCTGGTCGTTGATGTGGGCACCGGAGACAACTGGGATAAAGCCCACTAG
- a CDS encoding zinc ABC transporter substrate-binding protein, producing the protein MSSAHAEVSLVVSIKPLQLIAASILGDEGTVRVLVPVSDSPHHYTMTPSDRVALDSADLVVYVGEQLETELHEVLNKLAEDQRVLELILLPGLTRRQVTGSDSLDPHIWLDSRNGLQIAAALRDALTEIDGRRARQWADNYTALEQRLLADEARWRGRLQTVPDTAYGVYHDAIGYFEARFERRHSVVLVEDPETQPGIRQMLQVRRLIDEQQPVCLFTDITSRQTTIDTLFAGHTVQQVQLDLLGDRLGAGGSYSQLLDNLVSDFSRCLNGEMD; encoded by the coding sequence ATGTCATCGGCACATGCAGAGGTAAGCCTGGTAGTGTCTATCAAACCACTGCAGCTCATCGCCGCCAGCATACTGGGTGACGAAGGCACTGTAAGAGTACTGGTTCCGGTCTCCGATTCTCCTCACCACTACACCATGACCCCCTCGGACCGGGTTGCACTGGACTCGGCGGACCTGGTCGTCTATGTGGGGGAACAATTGGAGACCGAACTGCACGAAGTATTGAACAAGCTGGCAGAGGACCAGCGGGTGTTGGAACTGATTCTGCTGCCTGGCCTTACGCGCCGACAGGTTACCGGCAGTGACAGCCTCGACCCTCATATCTGGCTGGATAGCCGTAACGGCTTGCAGATTGCCGCGGCGCTGCGCGATGCGCTGACCGAGATCGACGGCCGCAGAGCGCGGCAATGGGCGGACAACTATACTGCCCTGGAGCAACGGCTGCTGGCCGATGAGGCCCGCTGGAGGGGCCGGCTGCAGACGGTCCCGGATACCGCCTACGGGGTTTATCACGATGCCATCGGTTATTTCGAAGCCCGGTTCGAGCGGCGCCACAGTGTAGTGTTGGTAGAGGATCCGGAAACTCAGCCCGGGATCAGGCAGATGCTGCAGGTGCGGCGCCTGATCGACGAGCAGCAGCCCGTCTGCCTGTTCACCGATATCACGTCCCGGCAGACTACTATAGACACCCTGTTCGCCGGCCATACGGTGCAGCAGGTCCAGCTTGACCTGCTGGGGGACCGGCTGGGTGCAGGGGGAAGCTATTCCCAGCTGCTCGACAACCTGGTCAGCGATTTCAGTCGCTGTTTGAATGGAGAGATGGACTGA
- the znuC gene encoding zinc ABC transporter ATP-binding protein ZnuC: MQETSNSQNILIQASNICVGFGARQILQNVSLKIERGKIITLIGPNGAGKTTLVRVILGLLKPDAGDIRRSSGLTIGYMPQRLHIEPTLPISVLRFLQLTGIRHRTTITTLLEKLKVAHLVDQQLRNISGGELQRVLLARALLRKPSLLILDEPAQGVDVNGQAELYQLIQAIAEQDSCGILMISHDLHLVMSATNEVVCLNQHVCCHGKPEHVSSDPAYLALFGKRGADNIAVYTHNHNHSHDIHGNVIKASGDQHG; encoded by the coding sequence ATGCAGGAAACTTCTAATTCGCAAAACATCTTGATTCAGGCCAGCAATATCTGCGTTGGTTTCGGAGCTCGCCAGATCCTGCAGAATGTGTCTCTGAAAATCGAGCGTGGCAAAATAATAACCCTGATCGGGCCGAACGGTGCAGGCAAGACAACCCTGGTCAGGGTTATCCTGGGCTTGCTCAAGCCGGATGCCGGCGATATCCGGCGCAGTTCCGGCCTGACCATCGGCTATATGCCGCAACGGTTGCATATCGAGCCGACCCTGCCGATTTCCGTGCTGCGCTTTCTGCAACTGACCGGAATCAGGCATCGGACCACCATCACCACGCTACTTGAAAAGCTGAAAGTCGCTCACCTGGTAGACCAGCAGCTGCGTAACATTTCCGGCGGGGAGTTACAGCGGGTACTGCTGGCCCGTGCCCTGCTCCGCAAACCCTCACTGCTGATCCTGGACGAGCCGGCCCAGGGTGTCGATGTTAACGGCCAGGCAGAGCTCTATCAGCTGATTCAAGCGATAGCCGAACAGGATTCCTGTGGCATTCTCATGATTTCTCACGACTTACACCTGGTGATGTCGGCAACGAACGAAGTGGTATGCCTGAATCAACATGTCTGTTGCCACGGCAAGCCGGAACATGTCAGCAGCGACCCTGCTTACCTGGCGCTGTTTGGCAAACGCGGTGCCGACAACATCGCCGTTTACACCCATAATCATAACCATAGCCATGATATTCACGGCAATGTAATCAAAGCTTCGGGAGACCAGCATGGCTGA
- a CDS encoding iron chelate uptake ABC transporter family permease subunit: MADFIWYALIAGLCLALVAGPLGSFVVWRRMSYFGDTLAHSALLGIALGLLLDLNLQFSIILICVMTAIILASMSRQLTVATDTLLGILAHSALATGVVLLALSGSAQVSLEAYLFGELLTISTPDLFLIVAVSAIVLAVLLGFWNQLLSFTVHEELASIEGVNVKKLRYLLVILIAVTTAAALKIVGVLLITSLLIIPPAAARQLARGPEQMALLASLIGILSVLGGLFAAFAADTPVGPSIVMTAAFIFLIFYWLPLSAKKNT, encoded by the coding sequence ATGGCTGATTTTATCTGGTATGCTCTGATCGCCGGGCTGTGCCTGGCACTGGTGGCAGGGCCGCTGGGCTCATTTGTTGTATGGCGCCGCATGTCCTACTTTGGCGACACTCTGGCTCACTCCGCGCTGCTGGGTATCGCACTCGGACTTTTACTGGACCTGAACCTGCAGTTCAGCATCATCCTGATTTGCGTAATGACGGCCATAATTCTTGCCTCAATGAGCCGCCAACTAACTGTGGCAACTGATACCCTGCTTGGTATTCTGGCCCATAGCGCTCTTGCTACGGGCGTGGTACTCCTTGCTCTTTCGGGCTCTGCACAGGTAAGCCTCGAAGCCTACCTGTTTGGAGAATTGCTGACTATCAGCACGCCGGATCTTTTTCTTATCGTCGCTGTCAGCGCGATTGTGCTCGCCGTGTTATTGGGTTTCTGGAATCAGTTACTGTCATTTACAGTTCACGAAGAACTCGCCAGTATCGAAGGCGTCAATGTTAAAAAATTACGGTATTTACTGGTTATTCTGATCGCTGTCACCACCGCCGCGGCCCTCAAAATAGTCGGCGTGCTTCTTATCACTTCACTGCTGATCATTCCGCCGGCTGCAGCAAGACAGCTGGCACGGGGCCCGGAACAGATGGCCTTGCTCGCCAGCCTGATCGGTATCCTGTCGGTTCTGGGAGGATTGTTTGCCGCCTTCGCAGCCGATACACCGGTCGGTCCATCGATAGTGATGACCGCAGCATTCATCTTCCTGATATTTTACTGGCTGCCTTTATCAGCTAAGAAAAACACCTGA
- a CDS encoding SCO family protein codes for MTRKRLALIAFVVFDLSLLALVVGLFVARAQLTGDESFSEPGVASFEEPFVLQDFRLTDQHGQIFTRENLLGRWQFVFFGFTSCPDVCPFAMQALESFYREVVETGLGDETGVIMVSVDPLRDTPDVMADFVESFHPDFIGLTGEYPQIAGLAGQLFIAFAGPQEHGGSHGGDGDYQVPHSDYIAVIDPAGNYRGLIHAPHNRQRLIQAYQAFRAQ; via the coding sequence ATGACCAGAAAACGGCTCGCTTTAATCGCTTTTGTGGTCTTCGACCTGTCACTCCTCGCTCTGGTGGTGGGGTTGTTCGTTGCCCGGGCGCAACTGACCGGTGATGAGAGCTTCAGTGAGCCGGGTGTAGCCAGTTTCGAGGAGCCCTTTGTTCTGCAGGACTTCCGCCTGACGGACCAGCACGGGCAGATTTTCACCCGCGAGAATCTCCTGGGCCGCTGGCAATTTGTCTTTTTCGGTTTTACTTCCTGTCCGGACGTCTGTCCGTTCGCGATGCAGGCATTGGAATCCTTCTACCGCGAGGTGGTCGAGACCGGATTGGGGGACGAGACCGGTGTGATCATGGTCAGCGTCGACCCGCTGCGTGACACGCCGGATGTCATGGCTGATTTTGTTGAATCCTTTCACCCTGATTTCATCGGCCTGACGGGCGAATACCCGCAGATTGCCGGCCTGGCCGGACAACTGTTCATCGCCTTTGCAGGCCCCCAGGAGCACGGCGGCAGCCATGGTGGAGACGGAGACTACCAGGTACCCCACAGCGATTACATCGCGGTAATCGACCCGGCCGGCAACTACCGTGGCCTCATCCATGCCCCCCACAACAGGCAGCGACTGATCCAGGCTTACCAGGCCTTTCGGGCCCAGTAA
- the cyoE gene encoding heme o synthase, whose product MTEITSQQSATWRDFYEMCKPRVVMLMILTSVVGMLLAVPGMVPLDVLILGNLGIALVAGSGAAVNHLIDRKVDSLMKRTHNRPLPQGRVDPLQASLFATVIGVIGMTILLLWVNPLCAWLTLASFVGYAFIYTGYLKRATPQNIVIGGLSGAMPPLLGWTAVTGTIEPDALILVLIIFAWTPPHFWALAIHRKEEYAKTGIPMLPVTHGEFVTKVHIIIYTAILVVVSIFPYLSGMSGLLYLLAAVVLGAIFMGWSLVLMFRPEPRTAMETFKYSIVYLAVLFVALLTDHYLF is encoded by the coding sequence GTGACTGAGATAACCAGCCAACAGTCCGCCACCTGGCGTGACTTCTATGAAATGTGTAAACCCCGGGTGGTCATGCTGATGATCCTGACCTCCGTGGTCGGGATGTTACTGGCAGTCCCCGGTATGGTCCCACTAGATGTACTGATCCTGGGCAACCTCGGCATCGCCCTGGTGGCCGGGTCCGGTGCCGCAGTCAACCACCTGATCGACCGCAAGGTTGACTCCCTGATGAAACGGACCCACAACCGCCCCCTTCCCCAGGGACGCGTGGATCCGCTGCAGGCCTCACTGTTTGCGACCGTAATCGGCGTTATCGGCATGACGATCCTGCTGCTGTGGGTCAATCCGCTGTGCGCCTGGCTTACCCTGGCTTCGTTCGTGGGGTACGCGTTTATCTACACCGGCTACCTGAAACGTGCGACGCCCCAGAATATCGTTATCGGCGGCCTTTCCGGTGCCATGCCACCGCTGCTTGGCTGGACGGCAGTTACCGGCACTATAGAGCCGGACGCCCTGATTCTGGTACTTATCATCTTTGCCTGGACCCCGCCCCATTTCTGGGCGCTGGCGATTCATCGCAAGGAAGAATACGCAAAAACCGGCATTCCCATGCTGCCGGTCACCCACGGTGAGTTTGTCACCAAGGTGCACATCATCATCTACACCGCGATTCTTGTGGTCGTCAGTATCTTCCCCTACCTGTCAGGAATGAGCGGTCTGCTGTACCTGCTGGCTGCCGTGGTGCTGGGCGCGATTTTCATGGGCTGGTCTCTGGTCCTGATGTTCAGGCCCGAGCCCAGAACGGCGATGGAGACCTTCAAGTATTCCATCGTCTACCTGGCCGTGCTGTTTGTTGCACTGCTGACTGATCACTATCTTTTCTAA
- the coxB gene encoding cytochrome c oxidase subunit II: MALAVVIVVLVVGSIIFHFASPWYFTDLAADWGSVDGVINVTFWVTGFVFIAVNLFLAYCVWKFRQAPGHKAVYEPENHKLEVSLSVVTAVGVVLMLAPGLFVWANFVSPPEDSYDFEIIGSQWQWQFRYPGNDGVLGTADTQFINEANPWGVNPEDPNGQDDVVIDGNQLHLPVDTNIRGLLRSKDVLHNFTVPQFRVKMDMVPGLVSYLWFQTTETGKYDIMCEEMCGIAHFMMRGNVVVEEQADFEAWLAQQPTFAQTQSMATPSANAGQQAYAACATCHGQNGEGNQALNAPKLAGLQSWYVERQLNYFKTGVRGGEGDTAGAMMAPMAMGLNDGAIRNLAAYIASLTDTPATPTIAGANVSNGERIYQRNCAACHLENAEGTWYTDAPALAGMSDWYFVKQINAFRNKVRGAHENDMYGEQMVWMSTAMANQGEVEDVAAYLNSLR; the protein is encoded by the coding sequence ATGGCTCTAGCAGTTGTTATTGTTGTTTTGGTTGTGGGCTCCATCATCTTCCACTTTGCGAGCCCCTGGTACTTCACAGATCTGGCCGCCGACTGGGGTTCGGTTGATGGTGTGATAAACGTGACGTTTTGGGTGACTGGCTTTGTGTTCATCGCCGTGAACCTGTTCCTGGCCTACTGTGTCTGGAAGTTTCGCCAGGCGCCTGGCCACAAGGCTGTCTATGAGCCGGAAAACCACAAGCTGGAGGTCAGCCTGTCCGTCGTAACTGCGGTGGGTGTTGTACTGATGCTGGCACCGGGCCTGTTTGTATGGGCCAATTTCGTCTCTCCACCGGAAGATTCCTACGATTTCGAGATTATCGGCAGCCAGTGGCAGTGGCAGTTCCGTTACCCCGGTAACGACGGCGTTCTGGGTACCGCGGATACCCAATTCATTAACGAAGCCAATCCCTGGGGCGTAAATCCTGAAGATCCCAACGGTCAGGACGACGTGGTCATCGACGGAAACCAGCTCCACCTGCCGGTTGACACGAATATTCGCGGCCTGCTGCGTTCCAAGGACGTACTGCACAACTTCACTGTCCCCCAGTTCCGAGTCAAGATGGACATGGTGCCCGGCCTGGTTTCCTACCTGTGGTTTCAGACCACCGAAACCGGCAAATACGACATCATGTGCGAAGAGATGTGTGGTATCGCCCATTTCATGATGCGTGGCAACGTAGTGGTTGAAGAACAGGCCGATTTTGAAGCCTGGCTCGCCCAGCAGCCAACTTTCGCGCAGACCCAGTCCATGGCCACTCCGAGCGCAAATGCCGGCCAACAGGCTTATGCAGCCTGCGCCACCTGCCACGGTCAGAACGGCGAGGGCAATCAGGCATTGAACGCGCCCAAGCTGGCAGGTCTGCAATCCTGGTATGTGGAACGCCAGCTCAACTACTTCAAGACCGGCGTCCGCGGCGGCGAAGGTGACACCGCCGGTGCCATGATGGCCCCTATGGCCATGGGCCTGAATGACGGTGCCATTCGCAATCTGGCGGCTTACATTGCCAGCCTGACCGACACGCCGGCCACTCCTACTATTGCGGGTGCCAATGTTTCCAATGGCGAGCGTATCTATCAACGTAATTGCGCGGCCTGCCACCTGGAAAACGCCGAAGGCACCTGGTACACCGACGCACCGGCCCTGGCTGGTATGAGCGACTGGTATTTCGTCAAACAGATCAATGCATTCCGTAACAAGGTTCGCGGCGCCCACGAGAACGACATGTACGGTGAGCAAATGGTCTGGATGTCGACAGCAATGGCAAACCAGGGTGAGGTTGAAGACGTCGCCGCCTACCTGAACTCATTGCGATAA
- a CDS encoding cbb3-type cytochrome c oxidase subunit I: MAYVPLADQEQELHHPHSWVTKYVFSQDHKVIAIQYGTTAVAVGVVALVLSLLMRLQLGYPESFSLIDPSAYYQAVTMHGMIMVVYLLTALFLGGFGNYLIPLMVGARDMVFPFLNMLSYWVYLVSVIILMISFFVPGGPTGAGWTLYPPQTSMLGTPGHDWGIVMMLASLAVFIVAFTMGGLNYVTTVLQARCRGLTLMRLPLSVWGIFVATVLGLFAFPALFVAAVMMAFDTLLGTSFFMPAIMEAGQALDHNGGSPILFQHLFWFFGHPEVYIVALPVFGLVSDIISTHARKNIFGYRMMVWAIIAIGGLSFIVWAHHMYVSGMNPYFGFFFATTTLIIAVPTALKVYNWVLTLWEGDIRMNVPMYFAIGFIFTFIHGGLTGLFLGNVVIDLPLSDTYFVIAHFHMVMGVSPVLVFFAAVYHWFPKVSGKMYNETMAKWHFWITFLGAYAIYLPMHYLGFLGVPRRYYALGSTDFIPESAQTLNANITIAALIVGVAQLLFIVNIIWSLKNGKKADPNPWGATTLEWHTPDTPPAHGNWGAQLPSVYRWAYDYSVPGAHQDFIPQNTPESEEPTFDEAHFDPDHDASKADV, encoded by the coding sequence ATGGCTTACGTACCTTTAGCCGACCAGGAGCAAGAGCTCCACCATCCGCATAGTTGGGTAACCAAGTATGTGTTCAGCCAGGATCACAAGGTGATCGCCATCCAGTATGGCACCACCGCGGTCGCGGTTGGCGTGGTGGCGCTGGTGTTGTCCCTGTTGATGCGCCTGCAGCTGGGCTATCCGGAAAGTTTTTCCCTGATCGACCCCAGCGCCTACTACCAGGCCGTCACCATGCACGGCATGATCATGGTGGTCTATCTGCTGACCGCGCTGTTCCTTGGCGGTTTCGGTAATTACCTGATCCCCTTGATGGTAGGCGCCAGAGACATGGTATTCCCGTTTCTTAACATGCTCAGCTACTGGGTCTACCTGGTGTCGGTGATCATCCTGATGATCAGCTTCTTTGTCCCCGGCGGGCCAACCGGTGCGGGGTGGACGCTCTATCCTCCGCAAACCAGCATGCTGGGTACGCCCGGGCACGACTGGGGCATTGTCATGATGCTGGCCTCCCTGGCAGTATTCATCGTGGCCTTCACCATGGGTGGCCTGAACTACGTCACCACGGTGCTGCAGGCACGCTGCCGCGGCCTGACCCTGATGCGCCTGCCACTGTCGGTGTGGGGTATCTTCGTTGCCACAGTTCTGGGTCTGTTTGCTTTCCCGGCCCTGTTCGTTGCTGCGGTCATGATGGCTTTCGACACCCTGTTGGGCACCAGCTTTTTCATGCCGGCTATCATGGAGGCGGGCCAGGCCCTCGACCATAATGGTGGCAGCCCGATCCTGTTCCAGCACCTGTTCTGGTTCTTCGGGCATCCGGAAGTGTACATCGTGGCCCTGCCCGTGTTTGGCCTGGTGTCCGACATCATCAGCACCCACGCGCGCAAGAACATCTTCGGCTATCGCATGATGGTGTGGGCGATCATCGCCATTGGCGGTCTGAGCTTCATCGTCTGGGCCCACCACATGTATGTGAGCGGTATGAACCCGTATTTCGGTTTCTTCTTCGCCACCACCACACTGATCATCGCAGTACCTACTGCGTTGAAAGTGTACAACTGGGTACTGACCCTGTGGGAAGGTGATATTCGCATGAATGTACCGATGTACTTTGCCATCGGCTTCATCTTCACCTTCATCCATGGCGGTCTGACCGGCCTGTTCCTGGGTAACGTGGTCATCGACCTGCCCCTGTCAGATACCTACTTCGTGATTGCCCACTTTCACATGGTGATGGGTGTATCTCCGGTACTGGTGTTCTTCGCAGCGGTCTACCACTGGTTCCCGAAGGTGTCTGGCAAGATGTACAACGAAACCATGGCCAAGTGGCATTTCTGGATTACTTTCCTGGGCGCCTATGCCATCTACCTGCCGATGCACTACCTGGGTTTTCTGGGTGTTCCGCGTCGTTACTACGCCCTGGGCAGCACCGACTTCATCCCAGAGTCTGCTCAGACCCTTAACGCAAACATTACTATTGCCGCGTTGATCGTCGGTGTAGCACAGCTGCTGTTCATCGTTAACATCATCTGGAGTCTGAAGAACGGCAAGAAAGCCGATCCTAACCCTTGGGGTGCCACCACCCTGGAGTGGCATACTCCGGATACTCCTCCGGCACACGGCAACTGGGGCGCGCAACTTCCCTCCGTGTATCGCTGGGCCTACGATTACAGTGTTCCAGGTGCTCACCAGGACTTCATTCCGCAGAACACTCCGGAATCTGAAGAACCAACTTTTGACGAAGCACATTTCGATCCGGACCACGACGCGTCCAAGGCGGATGTATGA
- a CDS encoding cytochrome c oxidase subunit 3: protein MSLIKQVTNKPWERKGIIGPLRPEGTFPVPSEMVALTFFLVVVAVIFSLFTVSYFIRMELPDWTRRAVPAQLWFNTGLLIISSVMFQWTRTLLKRGETRNLKTSLLGGGVFAIAFIGAQLMVWSGLRADGITMTSNPADSFFYLLTGLHGLHMLGGLWVWSKSSIKLMSGSAEPKDIKLSVELCTIYWHALLVVWLVLFGILANT, encoded by the coding sequence ATGAGCCTCATCAAGCAAGTAACCAACAAGCCCTGGGAAAGGAAAGGCATCATCGGCCCACTGCGGCCGGAGGGTACCTTTCCGGTACCCTCGGAAATGGTCGCTCTGACTTTCTTCCTGGTGGTTGTAGCGGTGATATTTTCACTGTTCACTGTCAGTTACTTCATTCGTATGGAACTGCCCGACTGGACTCGTCGGGCGGTACCTGCGCAGCTGTGGTTTAACACCGGCTTGCTGATTATCAGCAGCGTTATGTTCCAATGGACCCGCACCCTGCTGAAGCGTGGCGAGACCCGCAATCTGAAGACCAGCCTGCTGGGCGGCGGTGTTTTCGCAATTGCTTTCATTGGCGCACAACTGATGGTCTGGAGCGGGCTGCGTGCGGACGGCATTACCATGACCTCCAACCCGGCTGATTCCTTCTTCTACCTGCTGACCGGTCTGCATGGCTTGCACATGCTTGGTGGCCTGTGGGTCTGGAGCAAAAGTTCAATCAAGCTGATGTCCGGTAGCGCCGAACCCAAAGACATCAAGCTCAGCGTAGAACTGTGCACCATTTACTGGCATGCCTTGCTGGTAGTGTGGCTGGTTCTGTTTGGAATACTGGCCAACACCTGA